The Trichocoleus sp. FACHB-46 region TCAACTCTATATGTCAACTCTATAAATGAAATAGGCTCAAGCACCTTCCTGAGTTATCTGTAGTCAGCTATTTACCCAGAGAAACCAGCGATACACAGTCACTCAGCATTGCACCTACTTATGAAATCAAGATGAAATTGCTCTATCTCCCAGGAATGAGATGCTTTTGAGAAGAATGATGACGGTCACAAATCGGCTCGGAAGGGTTGGGCAATTTATAGTAATGGTTGATGAAATAGAATGACTCAAAACATTTTTCTCAGGAATAATATCACCGTGTTCGGTGAAGGCACCCAGCCTCTACTGTTCGCTCCTGGGTTTGGGTGTGACCAAAATGTGTGGCGTTTTGTAACGTCTGCCTTCAAAGACGATTACAAGATTGTCTTGTTCGATTATGTCGGGTCCGGAAAGTCGGATCTTCAAGCCTACAACGTCGAGCGCTACAGCGATCTCAAGGGTTATGCCCAGGATGTCCTAGATGTCTGCACCGCCCTGGACTTGAAAGACGTGATTTTTGTTGGGCATTCTGTGAGTGGTGTGATTGGGATGTTGGCATCTATTCAAGCCCCCCAACTCTTCAGCCATCTCATCCTTGTGGCTCCTTCCCCCTGCTACATCAATGATTTACCGGATTACCAAGGTGGATTCGATCGCCAAGACATTGAAGAACTGCTAGATCTGATGGACAAAAATTACATTGGCTGGGCAAGCTTTTTAGCCCCTGTGATTATGCAGAATTCAGCGCAGCCAGAACTGACTCAAGAGCTTGAAACTAGCTTCTGCTCGACCGATCCGGTGATTATGCGTCGCTTTGCGGAAGTCACTTTTTTTTCTGATAACCGCTCTGACTTGCCTCAAGTGACAGTGCCATCTCTCATCCTGCAATGCTCTGAAGATGCGATCGCCCCTACTGAGATAGGACATTACCTACATCGTCATCTGAGCGAAAGCACCTTGCAAATGATGCAAGCAACAGGGCATTGCCCTCACATGAGCCACCCGGAGGAGATCATCCAACTAATCCAAACTTATTTGACTGAAACCCCTGCTAGCTGAGGCCCGCAACTGTAAGTTTATGATTTGCCAGATAGACGAGCCGTTCAATACAGCGCCGTGCGGTTTCCTCTCATTTAATGACGATGGCACCATTGCGATGCTTAACGCCACACTGTCAAAATTGCTGGGGTATGAGTCTAATCAGCTAGAGGGGATGCCCATTGAATCTATCCTACCGATCGCCAGTCGCATCTTCTATCAAACTCATTTCTTCCCGTTGCTGAAACTGCACGGCAAAGTCGAAGAAATCTACCTCTTACTCCGCGCTAAGCAGGGGGGTAACATCCCTATGCTCGTGAACGCGGTACGCCAAGAACGAGGCGGTAGCTGCTGCAACGACTGTATCTTGGTTCCCATGCGTCAACGCATTCAGTATGAAGATGAACTACTGCAAGCGAAGAAAGTAGCAGAGGCAGCTACTCAGGCCCAAAACCAGGCTAATGCAGCGTTGGCGCAAGCTCAGGCAGCTTTAGAGATTAAGCAGGCAGAGCTATTAGAGTTAAATGTCAAGCTCGAAGAGCAAGTTCAGCAACGGACTGCTCAACTGCAACAAGCCCTGAATTTTGAGTCATTATTGCAACGAATTACGGCCAAAGTCCGCGACAGTTTAGATGAGCGCCAAATCCTCCAAACAGCCGTACAGGAATTGGGGTTAGGATTGGACGTCGAGTATTGTGATGTCGAAGTACATCAGGCCGATCAAACGCGATCGACCATTGCTTACGCCTCCCACCAGACTCTAGCTACGGCTCAAGGCTGGTATCTAGACATTACGCCTGCCTCTCCTTGGGTAGATGTCTCTTTATTAGCGGGAGAAGCGGTGCAGTTCTGTCCCTTCGGCCCAGTGAGTGCAGTTTTGCATTCTAGTCAATTAGTTGTCCTCGCTTGCCCTATTTATGATGATCAGGGAGTTTTAGGGGATCTGTGGCTGTTCCGGCAAAAAGAACAAATTTTTAGTGACTTAGAAATCCGGTTGGTCCAACAGGTCGCGAATCATTGTGCGATCGCGCTGCGCCAGTCGCGCCTGTATCGTGAAGCTCAGATGCAAGTTCAAGAACTGGAACGGTTGAGCCAACTCAAAGATGACTTTCTCAATACGGTTTCTCATGAGTTGCGTACCCCGATGGCTAGCA contains the following coding sequences:
- a CDS encoding alpha/beta fold hydrolase, with the protein product MTQNIFLRNNITVFGEGTQPLLFAPGFGCDQNVWRFVTSAFKDDYKIVLFDYVGSGKSDLQAYNVERYSDLKGYAQDVLDVCTALDLKDVIFVGHSVSGVIGMLASIQAPQLFSHLILVAPSPCYINDLPDYQGGFDRQDIEELLDLMDKNYIGWASFLAPVIMQNSAQPELTQELETSFCSTDPVIMRRFAEVTFFSDNRSDLPQVTVPSLILQCSEDAIAPTEIGHYLHRHLSESTLQMMQATGHCPHMSHPEEIIQLIQTYLTETPAS
- a CDS encoding ATP-binding protein codes for the protein MICQIDEPFNTAPCGFLSFNDDGTIAMLNATLSKLLGYESNQLEGMPIESILPIASRIFYQTHFFPLLKLHGKVEEIYLLLRAKQGGNIPMLVNAVRQERGGSCCNDCILVPMRQRIQYEDELLQAKKVAEAATQAQNQANAALAQAQAALEIKQAELLELNVKLEEQVQQRTAQLQQALNFESLLQRITAKVRDSLDERQILQTAVQELGLGLDVEYCDVEVHQADQTRSTIAYASHQTLATAQGWYLDITPASPWVDVSLLAGEAVQFCPFGPVSAVLHSSQLVVLACPIYDDQGVLGDLWLFRQKEQIFSDLEIRLVQQVANHCAIALRQSRLYREAQMQVQELERLSQLKDDFLNTVSHELRTPMASIKLANQVLEANLKTLGLLADESHAIARSCKIIRDESQREMELINDLLDMARLDADTEPLNLATIDLQLFVPYFVEPFIERTRHQQQHLKINLPENLPLLTTDISYLERILIELLHNACKYSPPGATIALSAQATSAALEIQVSNSGVEIPVAEHERIFSKFYRIPNHDPWKHGGTGLGLALVKKFAERLDIDIRVESSSEKTTFVLEFEAAASTSL